The DNA sequence GGCTCAACAGTTGGGGCGGACGCGACGACGCGACGGCTGAATCCGCAGCCGCATGGCTTGATCAAGCGGGCAGCGCCGACCAGCCATTTTTCCTGCATTTCATGACCAATGCGCCACATCACCCGTTCCAGATACCGCCGGGCTTTCCGAAGCTTCTCGCTGGTGACGATATGCATAGCCGTTACCTGAATGCGCTGCATTATGCAGACGCGGCCCTGGGAACTTTGGTGCGCAAGATCGAAGCTTCCGGAAAAGCAGATCGGACCGTATTCGTGATCACCGGCGACCATGGGGAGGCGTTCAACCGGGTGGCCTGGAGAAACCAGGGCCACCGGCAGGGCCTGTACGAAGAAGGCATCAGGACCTTTCTGCTTGTCTCGTCGCCGGCTATTCCTGGCGCATTACGCTCGCGCAGGATCGGCAATCATGGCGACCTGCTGCCTACGGTTGCCGCGCTGACCGGGGACCAGCCGCCGATGGTGCCGGGCCAGAACCTGCTGGGCGATCGTTTCCAGCAGCGTACGGCGTTTTTTCAATTCGGCCATGCATCGGGATCGTGGGGCTTGCGTGACGGTCGATGGAAATACATCAGCCCGCGTGCCGGTGCGTCGCCCGAACTCTACGATCTGGATGCCGATCCGGATGAGCGCGTCAACCTGGCCGATAAAGAAAAAGAGAGAGCGCGGCGCTATGATCAACTGTGTTCGATCTGGTATTTCGGCCGCAATGCCGAATTCAGGGAGTTCTTGTCCGGCTACCCCATCGCCGCGACAGCAGTGGGACCGCGCGAGGCCCGCCTCGGGCTGGAGGCGCTGACGGCGGGCGTGCTGGTCCCGGACGGCAGCCGGTCATTTTTTGCGGCCGCGCGGACCGCCAATCCCGCTGACCGCATCGCGCTCGAAACGAGCTGGCGGCCGGCCCAGGTGGAGCGTCGTATCGTCTATCACTGGCAATCGCCGGCGGGGAAACAGATCGACAGCACGCAAGTGCTGCGCCCTCAAGTCACGCAGCAGCGCGTCTTTCTTCCGGGGGAGGCACCATGGCCGGCCGGCAGCTGGCAGCTGACTGTCGATGTGGATGGGCAGAGGGTGGGCGCGACCCAGCTCGAGGTGACTCCGGATGTCCGGGCACGCGCACCAGCCGGTTATCGCTGGCCCGAACTGGTCAGTTTGCATATTGGTCGCGACTCCGCGGGACACGCCATGCCGGTGCGCGAGATTCCTGCGGGAGAACCCGTCAGATTCGAGTCCGAATGGAACATGAGCGACCAGGATCGGGTGCTGTCCTATGTCCTCGTCGCTCCTTCAGGGGGAAGCACTACTGAGACATTCACGCTGGCGGCGCATCAGTTCTGGCACAACGTTACGCTGACCCCGCCACGCGATGTCGAGCTGGGCGAATGGTCGCTGGTCGTTGTGTACAGGGACAGGGAAATCGCGCGCAGAAAATTTCGTATCGGCGCGCCTTCCTCCTCGTTGTGAGCCGGCTATCGAGGCGCCGCACAGGCGCTTCGGACAGCGGGCTCTTGGCTGCCTACACCATCCCCTTGTGCAGAGCCGTCGTTACGAACGGGATGCCGAAAAAGGTGAAGAAGGCGATCAGCCAGGTCGTCAGCACCAGCATCGCGTTGGTCGTCGGCCGCGTGCGGAACGTGGCGCGCACATGCAAGGTCAGCCCGACCGCCAGCCAGGTGACCAGAGACCATATCTCCAGCTTGTCCCACGACCAGTAGTGGCCCCAGGCATTCTGCGCCCAGATCGAACCGGCGACGATGCCGAGCGTGTCGAAGATCAGCGCCAGCGCCATGCAGCGGTACGCGGTCTTGTCGAGCGCCGCGTCGGGCTGCAGGTGCGCCAGGCGCTTGTGCCCGATGCCGGCTGCGCGCAGCAGCACGATGCCGCTCATGCCCAGCGCCACGAAGGCGCACCCCATGAACAGCTTGATGAAGCCGATATGGACAAA is a window from the Noviherbaspirillum sp. UKPF54 genome containing:
- a CDS encoding sulfatase, encoding MSNDKVKASMAPFLAWGAYRAALLHLFLSLGLQAQNLWWTQNVAAAPGTMSQQAGGLLLFQWSSVLVALLVAAMVAALLRLGAARSSLAVSAAAGLLLIADAWAFRVLGDHLSVAFLPFAETPAFLTSSLLAEIDFLIPLDLLLLALGIAWQARGRTSLSGGGGYVGKRPLVLAGAVVAYLALDAVAFRFVAPPELSWHPIASLMRNLMTTRTPQPVAYDAAYDLETAVRPVFEQQPIDAAESARLASAAASVERTLRPNIVLVVFESTGARQLLHDGEVDPAVTPNLARLARHGVLFDQVYANIPGTAHANLAMSTGGRYPTAQSITDLMRYPYTGDILARRLKQKGYRTGLFASSDLGYLETRRFFAQAGYDVLSDFGQLSPDRQNELRLNSWGGRDDATAESAAAWLDQAGSADQPFFLHFMTNAPHHPFQIPPGFPKLLAGDDMHSRYLNALHYADAALGTLVRKIEASGKADRTVFVITGDHGEAFNRVAWRNQGHRQGLYEEGIRTFLLVSSPAIPGALRSRRIGNHGDLLPTVAALTGDQPPMVPGQNLLGDRFQQRTAFFQFGHASGSWGLRDGRWKYISPRAGASPELYDLDADPDERVNLADKEKERARRYDQLCSIWYFGRNAEFREFLSGYPIAATAVGPREARLGLEALTAGVLVPDGSRSFFAAARTANPADRIALETSWRPAQVERRIVYHWQSPAGKQIDSTQVLRPQVTQQRVFLPGEAPWPAGSWQLTVDVDGQRVGATQLEVTPDVRARAPAGYRWPELVSLHIGRDSAGHAMPVREIPAGEPVRFESEWNMSDQDRVLSYVLVAPSGGSTTETFTLAAHQFWHNVTLTPPRDVELGEWSLVVVYRDREIARRKFRIGAPSSSL
- the ccsA gene encoding cytochrome c biogenesis protein CcsA — its product is MDLLKLETIALWIAIVIYSVITVVAIFAAVLRKRPERSMLALIALAVASHTVAIGARWMRIGHLPVGNGFEMLSANVWGLMLALLIAYWRLPKVRVFAAVLMPVVIMLMAWMLLIPVKESSLPPTYDTVWLFVHIGFIKLFMGCAFVALGMSGIVLLRAAGIGHKRLAHLQPDAALDKTAYRCMALALIFDTLGIVAGSIWAQNAWGHYWSWDKLEIWSLVTWLAVGLTLHVRATFRTRPTTNAMLVLTTWLIAFFTFFGIPFVTTALHKGMV